One segment of Panicum virgatum strain AP13 chromosome 3K, P.virgatum_v5, whole genome shotgun sequence DNA contains the following:
- the LOC120697865 gene encoding auxin-responsive protein IAA19-like has protein sequence MPPPLEARDYIGLGAAASPASSSSCSGARGEGAPGPHLALRLGLPGSESPGRGAGAEHVDAALTLGPAPPRGGAKRGFADSLDRPAKRDADAGDAAGAVSGEENKGVAAAAAGAPRAAKAQVVGWPPVRRQSYRKNILAASATKTKGGDESRSEAGCRYVKISMDGAPYLRKVDLKTYSSYEDLSLGLEKMFSCFITGKSSSGKPSRDMLTDGSRADALLDQEYVLTYEDKDADWMLVGDLPWDLFTTTCRKLRIMRGSDAAGMAPRSLEQVGRNK, from the exons atgccgccgccgctcgaggcGCGCGACTACATcggcctgggcgccgccgcgtcccccgcctcctcctcgtcctgctccggcgcccgcggcgaggGGGCTCCGGGCCCGCACCTCGCGCTGCGGCTCGGGCTGCCGGGGTCGGAGTCCCCCGGCcgcggggcgggggcggagcaCGTCGACGCCGCGCTCACGCTGGGACCCGCGCCTCCCAGGGGCGGCGCCAAGCGCGGGTTCGCCGACTCCCTCGACCGGCCCGCGAAGCGGGATGCGGATGCCGGCGACGCTGCTGGGGCCGTGAGCGGGGAGGAGAACAAGGGTGTGGCTGCTgcagccgccggagctccgcgggCTGCCAA GGCACAGGTTGTTGGTTGGCCACCTGTTCGTAGACAGAGTTACCGAAAGAATATACTAGCTGCGAGTGCCACAAAGACAAAGGGGGGAGATGAAAGTAGGAGTGAGGCAGGATGCCGTTATGTTAAAATCAGCATGGATGGAGCCCCATACCTAAGGAAGGTGGACCTCAAGACCTATTCAAGCTATGAGGATCTCTCGCTTGGTCTCGAGAAAATGTTCAGTTGCTTCATCACTG GTAAAAGCAGTTCAGGCAAGCCATCAAGGGACATGCTTACGGATGGTTCTAGGGCTGATGCCCTTCTGGACCAAGAATATGTCCTTACTTATGAAGACAAAGATGCTGACTGGATGCTTGTTGGTGATCTGCCCTGGGA CTTGTTCACCACAACTTGTCGGAAACTTAGAATCATGAGAGGTTCTGATGCTGCAGGCATGG CTCCAAGATCACTGGAACAGGTTGGTCGGAACAAATAA